The genome window ACCTGATGAATCACCCGGCCACCGTCCTTGGCCAAGGTTTCGGCCTGGTTGGCCATGTCCAACGCTCGCCCGGCATGCCGAGTGATTTCCTCGATACTCGCGGTCATTTCACTCGCAGCCGCGGCCATGGTGCTGGCCGCCGCACTCTGTTGCTGGCTGCTACCGGCCACTTCATGGCAGCCGTGGCTCAGTTGCTCGCTCATGGCATTGACCTCTTGGGCGTTGCTGCGCACCACTTCGATCATGCCGCGCAGATCCCGTTGCATGGTGGCGAGGCTGCGAATCAATGTGCTGGCTTCATCTTTGCGCCGGGGTTCGACAATCGCTTCGCTCAAGTTGCCCCGCGCAATGCTGGCGGCAATACGGCTGGCAGCGTGCAACGGCCCCATGATGCTGAGCATGACCCAGCGGCCCTGAGCCAACAGCAGTAAAAGACTGGCGATCAACACCACGCCGAGGGTTAAATTGGCGTTGCTGATGGTCTGTTGTGTACCGAGGCTGGTCTGCTGGGTGTTGGTCTCGATCAGCTCGCTCAGCGCGGCCATTTGATCTTCAAGCTGGGTGAAGGCGGCGTTGAACGTGCCCAGTTCATTGCGTGCGGCGTCGGGATTGTCCAGCGCCAGGGCGACGATGCGCTCGCCGGCGGCAATATAGTTGTCCAGGCTCGGTTTGATTTTTTCCAGGTTCGCCTTGAGCGTGTCTTCCAACGGCAGCTTGAGGTTGTCTGCCAGCACCTGGCGAAAGTGCTCAGCGTGCTCCTTCAGGGAGCTGTTCACCTGCGCTGTGCTGCTGGTGCTTTTGCCCAGGCCCACCAGCATGGCTGACAGTACATCGGCACGCAGGGCGTCGTGCATCATGTCGGCTTCCATGTGGTTGCGCAGCACCGTCATGCTCAGCTCGCTGTCCTGCACGGCAGTGCCCATCCGGGTATTTCCCAGGTAGCCGGCAAGGCTCATGATCAAGGCGGTCAGCAATCCGGTCGCAATCAACAACATCAAGCGCAGTTTGATCGTCATTCAGGTATCCCCATAGCCTGGACCGCCGGTTGGGAACCCAACCGCTTGAGCGTCTGGTACCGTTATCGGCAGCCGTTGGCTATTAGTGAAGCCCAAGTCAGCGAAAATGAAGTTTTCTTCTGCGGCCAGGACGAAAATGTAACGACTGTGTAAGCGTCATCTTGTATAGCCGCAAGCGGCTCACTAAGCTGGCCGATCCCTTGAAGGCACCGGAAACTCCATGTCTCGAAGCATTGCCCACCTCGCCCTCCTCCTGGGCTTGATCACCGCCGTCGGCCCGTTCGCCATCGACATCTACCTGCCCGCGCTGCCAACCCTGGGCGTCAGTCTGCAGGCCTCGCCGGCCCTGGTACAGATGAGCCTCACGGTGTTCTTCGTCATCGTCGGCCTGTGCCAGTTGTTCTACGGGCCGATCAGTGATGTCTTCGGGCGCAAGCCGCCGATCTATGCCGGCCTGGTGATTTTTATCGTGGCCAGTGTGGGGTGTGCCTTGGCGCCGACCATCGAGACACTGATCGCGTTTCGTGCCCTGCAGGCGTTCGGCGCCTGCGCGGGCATGGTGATTCCCCGTGCCATCGTGCGGGACCTGTACACCGGGCATGAGGCCGCCAGGCTGATGGCGTTGCTGATGCTAGTGATGAGCGTCTCGCCGATCCTCGCGCCATTGGCCGGTAGCCTGGTGATTGCGCTGTGGAGCTGGCGTGAAGTGTTTGCCGTGCTGGCGGTGCTGGCGGCGGCGTGCCTGGTGATGACCATTGTGCAACTGCCGGAAACCCACCCGGCCGAACGCCGGCTGGGCAAGACCCTGGGCAACGCCTTCAGCAGCTATGGCGCATTGCTGCGTGACCCGGTATTCATCGGCCTGTCAGTGGTCTGCGGTTTTGGCCTGGCGACCTTCTTCGTGTTTATCGGCAGCGCGCCGTTCGTGTACATCGAGCATTACGGCCTCACACCCACGCAGTTCAGCCTCGGCTTTGCGTTGAATGCCGCGTCGTTTTTTACCATGAGCCAACTCACTGCACGCCTCAGTGCGCGCTTTGGCCTGGCGCCGCTGATTCGTTGGTCGGTAACAGCCGTGGCAGCCGTGATGGCCGTCCTGGCAGCAACAACGCTATGGCTCGACAGCCTCGCCCTGACCATGACCCTGCTGTTTATCGGCTTCGGCTTTCTCGGCCTGCTGCTGCCGGCCGCCGGGGTGCTGTCCCTGGAGGATCATGGCGCGGTAGCCGGGTCTGCATCGGCCCTGCTCGGGGCGATCCAGATGATTATCGGTGCCGTGTCCATGACCTTGATCGGCGTGTTCGCCGATCACACCCCGGCGCCGATGCTGATCGGCATTGCGATGTGCGCCATTGCGGCGTTGCTCACCACGCTGTGGACGCTGCGCCGCCTGCCGGCTCACTTGGCGAGTGCCCCGCCCTCCTCCTGATTCGCGGCCTGACTGTCAGGATCATGCAATGGGCGGCTCGGCCTTCTCATCCGAGGACGCAGGATAAGAGCGGACGGTGACGTGTTCGAGCCTCCAGCCCTTGAGGCCGAGGGTCCGCGTCACGCGGATGTCCCGCGCTCGAACGGGGCTATACCGAGGGGGGTCTTTTTTGAGCAAGCCGTCAGTCAGGATATTGACGCCTAAAGCGCCGCCAAGGAGCCCTAGAAGCACGCCAATGACCTCAACGGTATTGCCCAGGATCTCGAACACGGGCTCGTCGTTGGCGGCAAGGTCATAACTCGGTTTTGCGGGTTCACATGTCAGGTCTTGGGTAGCGAGTCGCGCACAGCGTTTCTGCTGTGTCTGGTCTTTCAACCTATCCAATTCGGCCTGGCTCTGAGCTGTTTCTGCCTTGTGGTCGACCTTGTAGCGGCTGAGCTGATTCGCGCAATACGCTGACGCCGAGACGGAAAGCAGCACCAGCGACAAGCCAAGGAGCACGTTTTGCCGCGCCGCCGTCAACGGCCAGATGACTTTGCCGCTTCGCACCAAGACGCAGGCGCCTAGCGTCAAGAGTGCCCAAAGGGTCAGCACTCCGCTTGTTGACCACCAAAATGTAGTGAACGTTGTCATTGCTTCGTCTTCCTTGGTTGATTGAAATCAGTGTCCATTCATTACAGATCAAACCGATCCACCGCCCTCCGCCGCTCATTGTCGTCACGCACGTCATAACTGGCGGTGGTCTGGATGTTGGTGTGGTGCGCCAGCTTCTGCGCGATCGACAGGTCATGCTCCTCGATCACCCGGGTGATGAACGACCGACGGAAGTCATGGGGCATGATCTTCACCCCCACCTGTTCGCCGCGCTGGCGGGCGATGTAGTAGATCGCATGTTTGGTGATGCGCTCGCGAGTGATGTGGCTGCCACGGCGGATACGGTTGAACAGGAAGCTGTCGTCCTGCTCGCCCTCCTTGAGCTGCTCGCGCCGAAACGCCAGCCACGCCTGCAATTTGGCGAACGCCCAGTCCGGCGCGTACTTGATCAACTCCTTGTTGCCCTTGCCGATCACCCGAAGGCTGCGCTCGTCAAAGTTGATTTGCGCCAGGTCGAGGTTGACCGATTCCGACTTGCGCATGCCGGAGCCGTAGAGTATGCCGATCACCGCGGCATCCCGCAGGCCCTGGGGGCGTGGGTCGGCGGCGCAGACGTCCATCATTTCCCGAATCAGGCTGCGCCGCAGGTTGCGGCCCTGGCCCAGGCGCGTGCCGGGTGCGGCCTTGACGGTGCGCATGCGCAACAGGTGCTCCTGGCTGATCAGGTTGAGGCGCCAGGCTTCATTCATCACCCCGCGCACCGCATTCACGTACAACGAGGAAGTATTCGGCGCATAACCGTCCTCGCGCAGTGCGGCGACCAGGGCGATGACGTGTTCGGGTTGCAGCAAGTGCCAGTCGATGTCTTCGAGGTTGATATCTTCGAAGCCCAGGCGGTCGGCCGCATCTTGCAGCACGTAGCGCATGGTCAATTGGCTGGAGGGGGCCAGGCGGGTGAGGTATAGGGTCAGTGGGTTGCGGATAGACTCAGTCAAGGTAGATCAGCCTTTGGATTAAATACCTCGAACAAGCCTTTGTTTAATCGAGGTATTTAGTGAATTGGCGAGGGCCGAGTCTAACCCAGGACCAGCCCCGGCACAAAATCACGGGGCCGTACCGTCGTCCTCGGTGGGCTCCTGAGGCTGGACCTGGGTCTGGCTCCACTCGCTGTCCTGCTTCTGCATCAATGCGAACCAGTGCTGACGCATGAACGTCAGGTACGCCTCCGGCGCCTTGGCAAAGTCCTTCTCATCGCCATAACACCCCGGCAACGGCAACTCGGTGCCCTGCTCCTTGTACTGGCTGACCAGCGCCTGC of Pseudomonas azotoformans contains these proteins:
- a CDS encoding multidrug effflux MFS transporter, whose amino-acid sequence is MSRSIAHLALLLGLITAVGPFAIDIYLPALPTLGVSLQASPALVQMSLTVFFVIVGLCQLFYGPISDVFGRKPPIYAGLVIFIVASVGCALAPTIETLIAFRALQAFGACAGMVIPRAIVRDLYTGHEAARLMALLMLVMSVSPILAPLAGSLVIALWSWREVFAVLAVLAAACLVMTIVQLPETHPAERRLGKTLGNAFSSYGALLRDPVFIGLSVVCGFGLATFFVFIGSAPFVYIEHYGLTPTQFSLGFALNAASFFTMSQLTARLSARFGLAPLIRWSVTAVAAVMAVLAATTLWLDSLALTMTLLFIGFGFLGLLLPAAGVLSLEDHGAVAGSASALLGAIQMIIGAVSMTLIGVFADHTPAPMLIGIAMCAIAALLTTLWTLRRLPAHLASAPPSS
- a CDS encoding site-specific integrase, producing MTESIRNPLTLYLTRLAPSSQLTMRYVLQDAADRLGFEDINLEDIDWHLLQPEHVIALVAALREDGYAPNTSSLYVNAVRGVMNEAWRLNLISQEHLLRMRTVKAAPGTRLGQGRNLRRSLIREMMDVCAADPRPQGLRDAAVIGILYGSGMRKSESVNLDLAQINFDERSLRVIGKGNKELIKYAPDWAFAKLQAWLAFRREQLKEGEQDDSFLFNRIRRGSHITRERITKHAIYYIARQRGEQVGVKIMPHDFRRSFITRVIEEHDLSIAQKLAHHTNIQTTASYDVRDDNERRRAVDRFDL